From a region of the Sulfuriferula plumbiphila genome:
- the fdxH gene encoding formate dehydrogenase subunit beta, with protein MALQSLDIQRRSATTTPSPDVRQSMKVAKLIDISKCIGCKACQAACMEWNDVRDEIGTCEGVYDNPPNLSADSWTVMRFSEVEVEQGKLEWLIRKDGCMHCADPGCLKACPSPGAIIQYANGIVDFHEENCIGCGYCITGCPFDVPRISKKDNKAYKCTLCSDRVAVGMEPACIKSCPTGALVFGSKDDMIHHAEERITDLKERGYQNAGLYDPQGVGGTHVMYVLQHADKPELYHGLPKDPQISPMVSLWKGITKPLMSFGLGLVALAGFFHYVTVGPNEVKEEEEEKEDV; from the coding sequence ATGGCATTGCAATCCCTAGATATTCAACGCCGCTCCGCCACCACGACGCCTTCACCGGATGTCCGGCAGAGCATGAAAGTAGCCAAGCTCATCGATATTTCGAAGTGCATAGGCTGCAAGGCCTGCCAGGCGGCGTGCATGGAGTGGAACGACGTACGTGACGAGATCGGCACTTGCGAGGGGGTGTATGACAACCCCCCCAATTTATCGGCGGACTCCTGGACCGTAATGCGTTTTTCGGAAGTGGAGGTGGAACAGGGCAAGCTGGAGTGGCTGATTCGCAAGGATGGCTGCATGCACTGTGCGGATCCCGGTTGCCTCAAGGCTTGCCCTTCGCCCGGTGCCATCATTCAGTACGCCAACGGCATCGTGGATTTTCATGAGGAGAACTGTATCGGCTGCGGTTACTGCATCACCGGTTGTCCCTTCGATGTCCCGCGCATTTCCAAGAAGGACAACAAGGCCTACAAGTGCACACTCTGTTCCGACCGTGTCGCGGTAGGCATGGAGCCCGCGTGCATCAAGTCGTGTCCGACCGGAGCGCTGGTATTCGGCAGCAAGGACGACATGATTCACCATGCCGAGGAACGGATCACCGACCTCAAGGAGCGGGGCTATCAGAACGCCGGCCTTTATGATCCGCAAGGCGTGGGCGGCACCCATGTCATGTACGTTTTGCAACACGCCGACAAGCCTGAGCTCTACCACGGTTTACCCAAGGATCCGCAGATCAGTCCCATGGTGTCATTGTGGAAGGGCATTACCAAACCGCTGATGTCTTTCGGTCTGGGGCTGGTGGCGCTGGCCGGTTTCTTCCATTACGTTACGGTGGGGCCGAATGAGGTCAAGGAGGAAGAAGAGGAGAAAGAGGATGTTTAA
- the selB gene encoding selenocysteine-specific translation elongation factor: MIIGSAGHIDHGKTALVKALTGIDADRLKEEKARGITIDLGYAYTPLPNGDVLGFVDVPGHEKFIHNMLAGATGIDFVLLVVAADDGPMPQTREHLHILDLLGLERGVVALTKADRVSAQRLAEARAEIAALLGGSSLEGSDIYPVSALTGTGIPALRERLDAEAQTLHQRSASGHFRLAADRCFTLSGIGTVVTGTVFSGTVAVGDKLVLSPSGIPVRVRSIHAQDRAAQTGVAGQRCALNLVGSGFDKAAVARGDWVLAGPLHAPVTRLDVRLRVLASEDKPLRHWTPVHVHLGATDVTGRVSVLEGEVVAPGMDALVQLVLDKPIGALHGDRFIVRDQSASRTLGGGRVLDSFPPARGRRTSARIELLRALESGAPAGALQAMLQASASGVDLRRFALNWNLRENEARALWSSLPMRMVEEGETAIGFSPAVWAVLKQRLLDTLTAEHARVPDMLGVDRERLRRMTAPTLSRTAFLALTDELLATDSVRASGLWLHLPGHSVTLLAHEEKLWAKVRPLLDTVPYQPPRVRDIAKALDVDERAMRLVMQRLARQGEVFQVAHDHFFTREAVAALATIARKLAEDDALEAAAFRDRIGVGRKLAIQILEFFDRVGFTRRARDSHKLRHADLFAS, from the coding sequence TTGATTATCGGCAGCGCAGGTCACATCGACCACGGCAAAACCGCGCTGGTCAAAGCCCTGACCGGCATAGACGCGGACCGCCTCAAGGAAGAGAAGGCGCGCGGCATCACCATTGACCTGGGCTATGCCTACACGCCCCTGCCCAATGGTGACGTGCTCGGCTTCGTGGACGTACCGGGCCACGAAAAATTCATCCATAACATGCTGGCAGGCGCCACCGGCATCGATTTTGTGCTGCTGGTGGTGGCGGCGGACGACGGCCCCATGCCGCAGACGCGCGAGCATCTGCATATCCTCGATCTGCTTGGGCTGGAACGGGGCGTGGTGGCGCTGACCAAGGCAGACCGGGTATCCGCCCAGCGTCTGGCGGAGGCGCGCGCCGAAATCGCGGCCCTGCTGGGGGGCAGTAGTCTGGAAGGCAGCGACATTTATCCCGTTTCGGCCTTGACTGGCACCGGCATTCCCGCATTGCGTGAGCGCCTGGATGCAGAAGCGCAGACGCTGCACCAGCGCTCGGCCAGCGGCCATTTTCGCCTGGCGGCAGACCGCTGCTTCACCCTGTCCGGCATTGGCACGGTGGTCACCGGCACGGTATTCTCCGGGACGGTGGCAGTGGGGGACAAGCTGGTACTGTCGCCATCCGGCATCCCGGTGCGGGTGCGCAGCATCCACGCCCAGGACCGCGCGGCGCAAACCGGTGTGGCCGGACAGCGTTGCGCGCTCAACCTGGTCGGCTCGGGCTTCGACAAGGCGGCCGTGGCGCGTGGTGACTGGGTGCTGGCCGGGCCCCTGCACGCGCCGGTAACACGGCTGGATGTGCGGTTGCGTGTGCTGGCAAGCGAGGACAAGCCGCTGCGCCACTGGACGCCGGTGCACGTCCACCTGGGTGCGACGGATGTCACCGGGCGGGTGTCGGTGCTGGAAGGCGAGGTTGTGGCACCGGGCATGGACGCCCTGGTGCAGCTGGTGCTGGACAAACCTATCGGCGCACTGCACGGCGACCGTTTCATCGTGCGCGACCAGTCGGCCAGCCGCACCCTGGGCGGTGGTCGTGTGCTGGACAGCTTCCCGCCTGCGCGTGGACGACGTACTTCCGCCAGAATCGAACTGCTGCGCGCGCTGGAAAGCGGCGCGCCAGCCGGTGCCCTGCAAGCCATGCTGCAAGCGAGTGCCAGCGGTGTGGACTTGCGCCGCTTCGCCCTGAACTGGAATCTGCGTGAAAATGAAGCGCGTGCCCTGTGGTCCAGCCTGCCCATGCGTATGGTGGAGGAGGGGGAGACAGCCATTGGATTTTCCCCGGCCGTGTGGGCGGTGCTCAAGCAGCGCCTGCTGGATACGTTGACGGCTGAGCATGCACGCGTGCCGGACATGCTTGGCGTAGATCGCGAACGTTTGCGCCGCATGACTGCGCCGACGCTGTCGCGCACAGCCTTTCTGGCGCTAACCGATGAATTGCTGGCCACTGACAGCGTCAGAGCCAGCGGCTTGTGGCTGCACTTGCCCGGCCATAGCGTGACCCTGTTGGCGCACGAGGAAAAACTCTGGGCGAAAGTGCGCCCGCTGCTCGATACTGTACCCTACCAGCCGCCCAGAGTGCGGGATATAGCGAAGGCCCTGGATGTGGACGAACGCGCCATGCGCCTGGTGATGCAACGCCTGGCGCGGCAGGGAGAGGTATTCCAGGTGGCGCATGACCATTTTTTTACCCGCGAGGCAGTCGCGGCATTGGCCACTATCGCCCGCAAACTGGCAGAAGACGACGCACTCGAAGCCGCCGCTTTCCGCGACCGTATCGGTGTCGGGCGCAAGCTGGCGATCCAGATTCTGGAATTCTTTGACCGGGTAGGTTTTACCCGGCGTGCGCGCGATAGCCACAAACTGCGCCACGCAGATTTGTTTGCAAGCTAG
- the fdhE gene encoding formate dehydrogenase accessory protein FdhE produces MATTIIEPGFIQPPSIEPPFLRQPNGRVLFGERSQRLMALAQGHTMADFLRFMGHLAEAQQRTLDSQTTPVLPDAEQIRLCKAHGMPPLGTQTLQRDSSWREGLNTILEQVAGQANAATHAAIARIQALSETHLEAFADRLLSGDYADLDLAAAPLIGAALQVYWVRLATALEQGEFPRPDVHTLCPACGSLPTASVVRIGGAEQGLRYLHCSLCESEWNMVRIKCSHCESTKGIAYFSIEGGDDAVKAEVCDECNSYLKILYMEKNMAVDPIADDLASLALDILMDEAGYQRSGPSLLLFPTAQDA; encoded by the coding sequence ATGGCCACGACCATTATTGAACCGGGGTTCATCCAGCCACCCTCAATTGAACCGCCATTCCTGCGGCAGCCAAACGGCAGAGTATTATTCGGTGAGCGTTCACAGCGCTTGATGGCACTCGCTCAGGGACACACCATGGCCGACTTCCTGCGCTTTATGGGACATCTGGCCGAGGCACAGCAGCGCACCCTGGATAGCCAGACCACGCCCGTGCTGCCGGATGCCGAGCAAATCAGGCTGTGCAAAGCACACGGCATGCCGCCCCTGGGCACCCAGACCCTGCAGCGCGACTCGAGTTGGCGTGAAGGTCTGAACACCATCCTGGAGCAAGTAGCGGGGCAGGCAAACGCTGCTACGCATGCTGCAATAGCACGTATCCAGGCGTTGTCTGAGACGCATCTGGAAGCCTTCGCCGACCGCCTGCTGAGCGGCGATTATGCCGACCTGGATCTGGCCGCAGCTCCGTTGATCGGTGCTGCGCTGCAGGTCTATTGGGTGCGTCTGGCCACGGCGCTGGAACAGGGCGAATTCCCCCGTCCCGACGTGCATACCCTGTGTCCCGCATGCGGCTCTCTGCCTACCGCCAGCGTGGTGCGTATCGGAGGTGCGGAACAGGGGCTGCGCTATCTGCACTGTTCCCTGTGCGAAAGCGAATGGAACATGGTGCGGATCAAGTGCAGTCATTGCGAGTCCACCAAGGGCATCGCCTATTTTAGTATTGAAGGCGGCGACGACGCGGTAAAGGCGGAAGTCTGTGACGAGTGCAACAGCTACCTGAAAATCCTTTATATGGAAAAAAACATGGCAGTCGATCCCATCGCCGACGATCTGGCGAGCCTGGCGCTGGACATTCTCATGGACGAGGCGGGTTACCAGCGCAGCGGTCCCAGCCTGCTGCTGTTTCCCACTGCGCAAGACGCATGA
- the fdnG gene encoding formate dehydrogenase-N subunit alpha, translated as MQVNRRQFFKICAAGMGGSSLAVMGFSPTAALAEVREFKLLRTTETRNTCPYCSVSCGLLMYSMGDKAKNAKLEIIHIEGDPDHPVNRGTLCPKGAGLLDFVHSPNRLQFPEYRAAGSTEWKRISWDDAFSRIARLVKDDRDRNFIARNAEGATVNRWLTTGFLAASASSNESGYLTHKIVRSLGILGFDNQARVUHGPTVASLAPTFGRGAMTNHWVDIKNANLVLIMGGNAAEAHPCGFKWVTEAKAHNKAKLVVVDPRFNRSAAVADYYAPIRTGTDIAFLGGLINYLLAHDKIQHEYVKKYTNATFLINGDYQFDEGLFSGYDAAKRSYDKSTWSYVIGPDGYAEVDETLTNPRCAFNLMKQHYARYTPEVVSNICGTPKEQFLKVCEMIAETSVPNKTMTIMYALGWTQHSVGSQMIRTAAMVQLLLGNVGMAGGGVNALRGHSNIQGLTDLGLLSNLLPGYLTLPGEKETDYQKFLETRTPKALRPGQLNYWQNYPKFHVSLMKAWFGDAATQENNWAYDYLPKLDKVHDVLQVFEDMHQGKMNGYFCQGFNPLASFPNKAKIGGALAKLKYLVIIDPLATETSEFWKNFGEYNNVDSSHIQTEVFRLPSTCFAEEDGALVNSTRWLQWHWKGAEPPGDAKGDPEIMAGIFMRLRDLYKKESGAFPDPILNLTWDYAIPDQPNPEELAREYNGKALADIADPKDPTKALVRAGQQLDGFAQLQDNGSTACGCWIFAGAWTEKGNMMARRDNADPSGLGETLNWAFAWPANRRILYNRASCDAAGKPWDPKRSLIHWNGNKWVGFDVPDFKPDSAPDQGMEPFIMQPEGVARLFALDKMAEGPFPEHYEPFETPIGTNPLHPKVVSNPAARVFKGDLEQFGTAKDFPYAGTTYRLTEHFHFWTKHAVINSVLQPQQFVELGEALAKEKGIANGSMVTVRSNRGHIKAVAVVTKRIRPLTVNGKTVHTIGIPIHWGFKGVAKNGYLANTLTPYVGDANTQTPEYKSFLVDIEKA; from the coding sequence ATGCAAGTCAACCGGAGACAGTTTTTTAAAATCTGTGCTGCAGGCATGGGCGGTTCCAGCCTTGCCGTAATGGGTTTTTCACCCACTGCCGCACTGGCGGAGGTGCGCGAATTCAAGCTATTGCGTACCACGGAAACCCGAAATACCTGCCCCTACTGCTCGGTAAGCTGCGGTCTGCTCATGTACAGCATGGGCGACAAGGCCAAGAACGCAAAATTGGAAATCATTCATATCGAGGGCGATCCCGATCACCCGGTGAATCGCGGAACATTATGCCCAAAGGGCGCGGGTCTGCTGGACTTCGTTCACAGCCCGAACCGGCTGCAGTTTCCCGAATATCGCGCCGCGGGTTCCACCGAGTGGAAGCGCATTTCCTGGGATGATGCGTTCAGCCGCATCGCCCGGCTGGTGAAGGACGACCGGGACAGAAACTTCATCGCCAGGAATGCCGAAGGCGCGACCGTGAACCGCTGGCTCACGACGGGTTTTCTCGCAGCGTCTGCCTCCTCCAACGAGAGCGGCTACTTGACCCACAAGATCGTGCGCAGCCTGGGCATACTCGGATTCGATAATCAGGCGCGTGTCTGACACGGACCTACGGTGGCAAGTCTTGCCCCTACGTTCGGTCGCGGCGCGATGACCAATCACTGGGTCGACATCAAGAACGCAAATCTGGTGTTGATCATGGGCGGCAATGCCGCCGAGGCGCACCCCTGCGGTTTCAAATGGGTGACGGAAGCGAAGGCCCACAACAAGGCCAAGCTGGTGGTGGTGGATCCCCGGTTCAACCGCTCCGCGGCGGTGGCCGACTATTACGCGCCGATCCGCACCGGCACGGATATCGCTTTCCTGGGCGGCCTGATCAACTATCTGCTGGCCCACGACAAGATCCAGCACGAGTACGTCAAGAAATATACCAATGCCACTTTCCTGATCAATGGCGACTATCAGTTCGATGAGGGACTGTTCTCAGGCTATGATGCCGCCAAACGCAGCTACGACAAGAGCACATGGTCTTATGTGATCGGGCCGGATGGCTATGCCGAGGTCGACGAAACGCTCACCAATCCCCGCTGCGCGTTCAACCTAATGAAGCAGCACTATGCGCGCTATACGCCCGAGGTGGTGAGCAACATCTGCGGCACGCCCAAGGAGCAGTTCCTCAAGGTATGCGAGATGATCGCGGAAACCAGCGTACCCAACAAAACCATGACCATCATGTATGCCCTGGGCTGGACCCAGCATAGCGTCGGATCGCAGATGATCCGCACCGCCGCCATGGTGCAGCTCTTGCTCGGCAATGTGGGTATGGCTGGCGGCGGGGTAAACGCGTTACGCGGCCATTCCAACATCCAGGGTCTCACCGATTTGGGCCTGCTTTCCAACTTGCTGCCGGGCTATCTGACACTGCCTGGAGAAAAGGAAACGGACTACCAGAAATTTCTCGAAACGCGCACCCCGAAAGCCTTGCGTCCCGGCCAACTCAACTACTGGCAAAATTATCCCAAGTTTCACGTAAGTCTGATGAAAGCCTGGTTTGGTGATGCCGCCACCCAGGAAAACAACTGGGCCTACGATTACCTGCCCAAGCTGGACAAGGTGCACGATGTCCTGCAGGTATTCGAGGATATGCACCAGGGCAAAATGAACGGGTATTTCTGCCAGGGCTTCAATCCGCTGGCCTCTTTCCCCAACAAGGCAAAAATCGGCGGGGCGCTGGCCAAGCTCAAGTACCTGGTGATCATCGACCCGCTGGCGACGGAAACCTCTGAATTCTGGAAGAATTTCGGAGAATACAACAACGTCGATTCCAGCCACATACAGACTGAGGTATTCCGCCTCCCCTCCACCTGCTTCGCGGAAGAGGACGGCGCCCTGGTGAATAGCACCCGCTGGCTGCAATGGCACTGGAAAGGCGCCGAACCTCCCGGGGATGCCAAAGGCGACCCCGAGATCATGGCTGGCATCTTCATGCGCCTGCGGGACCTGTATAAGAAAGAAAGCGGCGCCTTCCCTGATCCCATCCTCAATCTGACCTGGGATTATGCCATTCCCGATCAGCCCAACCCGGAAGAGCTGGCCAGGGAATATAACGGCAAGGCGCTGGCCGACATTGCGGACCCGAAGGATCCGACCAAAGCGCTGGTCAGGGCGGGACAGCAGCTGGATGGTTTCGCCCAGTTGCAGGACAATGGCTCGACTGCCTGCGGTTGCTGGATCTTCGCCGGTGCCTGGACCGAAAAGGGCAACATGATGGCGCGCCGGGACAACGCCGATCCGAGCGGACTGGGGGAGACCCTGAACTGGGCCTTTGCCTGGCCCGCCAACCGGCGCATTCTCTATAACCGCGCCTCCTGCGATGCTGCGGGCAAACCCTGGGACCCCAAGCGCAGCCTCATCCACTGGAACGGCAACAAGTGGGTCGGGTTCGACGTCCCCGACTTCAAACCCGATTCTGCGCCAGACCAGGGCATGGAACCTTTCATCATGCAGCCGGAGGGCGTGGCGCGGCTGTTTGCCCTCGACAAGATGGCGGAAGGGCCGTTCCCCGAACACTACGAACCCTTCGAAACGCCCATCGGAACCAATCCGCTGCACCCCAAAGTGGTGAGCAATCCGGCGGCGCGGGTGTTCAAGGGCGACCTGGAACAGTTCGGTACCGCCAAGGATTTTCCCTATGCGGGCACCACCTACCGGCTCACCGAGCACTTCCATTTCTGGACCAAGCATGCGGTGATCAATTCCGTTCTTCAGCCTCAGCAATTCGTCGAACTGGGCGAAGCGCTGGCGAAGGAGAAAGGTATCGCGAATGGCAGCATGGTGACGGTGCGTTCCAACCGCGGTCACATCAAGGCGGTGGCGGTCGTCACCAAGCGCATCAGGCCGCTCACGGTGAACGGCAAGACGGTGCACACCATCGGCATCCCGATCCACTGGGGCTTCAAGGGTGTGGCGAAGAACGGCTATCTTGCGAACACCCTTACGCCCTACGTGGGCGATGCGAATACTCAGACACCTGAGTACAAATCGTTCCTGGTGGACATCGAGAAAGCTTGA
- a CDS encoding formate dehydrogenase subunit gamma, which translates to MSKRLDLIQRYNASDRLNHWFVAITFILLALSGLALFHPAFFFLTGLLGGGPWTRILHPFIGIAMFAGFVGMMVRFWNDNQITENDRKWISQVGDVINNREENLPPVGRYNAGQKYLFWTMVACISLLLITGVLIWQPYFAPYVPIVAVRLAVLVHALAAFIIIAGIMVHIYAAIWVKGSVRAMTRGTVTDAWARQHHLAWYREIKNKGSHGHDHY; encoded by the coding sequence ATGTCCAAGCGGCTTGACCTGATACAGCGTTACAACGCCTCTGACCGGTTAAATCACTGGTTTGTGGCGATCACCTTCATCCTGCTGGCGCTGAGCGGCCTTGCGCTGTTTCACCCGGCGTTTTTCTTTCTGACCGGTCTGCTTGGCGGTGGCCCGTGGACGCGCATTCTGCATCCTTTCATCGGCATCGCCATGTTCGCAGGCTTTGTCGGTATGATGGTGCGCTTCTGGAACGACAACCAGATTACCGAAAATGACCGCAAATGGATCAGTCAGGTAGGCGATGTGATCAACAACCGCGAGGAAAATCTGCCCCCGGTTGGGCGTTACAACGCGGGCCAGAAGTACCTGTTCTGGACCATGGTGGCATGCATCAGCCTGCTGTTGATTACCGGTGTGCTGATCTGGCAGCCGTATTTCGCGCCCTACGTGCCGATTGTTGCGGTGCGGCTGGCAGTGCTGGTGCATGCTCTCGCCGCCTTTATTATCATCGCCGGGATCATGGTCCACATCTACGCCGCCATCTGGGTCAAGGGCTCGGTTCGCGCCATGACGCGCGGCACCGTGACCGACGCCTGGGCACGCCAGCATCACCTGGCCTGGTATCGTGAAATCAAAAATAAGGGCAGCCATGGCCACGACCATTATTGA
- a CDS encoding sigma-54-dependent transcriptional regulator, translating to MSTSPYPSQANAPGMPTASSEFGSWQQYAVLVIDDEGGMRNFLGRALDSRCGAVKTAASAEEGARLVEEQHFDLIILDVSLPGKSGIEWLHELRHTGFYGDVILITAFADMETAIGALRAGATDFILKPFRIDQLLSSIGRCFDRAHLARENFVLRRAMADLSEVVELVGESSAMAEMRTMINRLAPLPSTVLISGESGTGKEVVARALHNHSPRASQPFVPVNCGAIAPELIESELFGHVKGAFTGSSGERKGLFFYAQGGTLFLDEVGELPLAMQTKLLRALEEKRIRPVGSEREIPVDVRIIAATNRNLGSAVHNGHFRADLYYRLDVMSIIIPPLRERRDDVLPLARHFMGQLSAQLGVPPITICDDIMQAMRVYAWPGNARELRNLIERSLILGKFPLGCVSPASEPTPLSQAAVTLEEVEKQHILRVLDSVSGNKSEAARLLGISRKTLERKCSAWQF from the coding sequence ATGAGCACGTCGCCTTACCCCAGCCAAGCGAATGCACCCGGCATGCCGACTGCGTCGTCCGAATTCGGCTCATGGCAGCAGTACGCCGTACTGGTGATAGACGACGAAGGCGGCATGCGTAATTTCCTTGGCCGGGCGCTGGATAGCCGCTGCGGGGCGGTCAAGACAGCCGCCAGCGCAGAAGAAGGCGCGCGCCTGGTAGAAGAACAACACTTCGATCTCATCATTCTCGACGTTTCCCTGCCCGGCAAATCCGGCATCGAGTGGCTGCACGAATTGCGCCATACCGGCTTCTACGGCGACGTCATCCTGATTACTGCCTTCGCCGACATGGAAACCGCCATTGGTGCGCTGCGCGCAGGCGCCACCGATTTCATCCTGAAGCCGTTTCGTATCGACCAGCTGCTTTCCTCCATTGGCCGCTGTTTCGACCGCGCTCATCTGGCGCGGGAAAATTTTGTGCTGCGCCGCGCCATGGCAGATCTGTCCGAGGTAGTGGAACTGGTGGGAGAGTCCTCCGCCATGGCTGAAATGCGCACCATGATCAACCGCCTGGCACCACTCCCCAGCACGGTACTGATCAGTGGCGAATCCGGAACCGGCAAGGAGGTTGTGGCACGCGCTTTGCACAACCACAGCCCGCGGGCCAGTCAGCCTTTTGTGCCGGTCAACTGCGGCGCCATTGCACCGGAACTGATCGAAAGTGAGCTGTTCGGTCATGTCAAGGGTGCCTTCACCGGCTCCAGTGGCGAACGCAAAGGGCTGTTTTTCTACGCTCAGGGCGGCACTCTGTTCCTCGATGAGGTGGGTGAACTGCCACTTGCCATGCAGACCAAGCTGCTACGCGCACTGGAAGAAAAAAGGATACGGCCAGTGGGCTCAGAGCGCGAAATCCCGGTGGATGTACGCATCATCGCTGCCACCAACCGCAACCTCGGCAGTGCCGTCCACAACGGCCATTTTCGGGCGGATCTGTACTACCGGCTGGATGTGATGAGTATTATTATTCCGCCTCTCCGCGAACGGCGTGATGATGTCCTGCCACTAGCCCGGCATTTCATGGGGCAACTGTCCGCTCAGCTCGGCGTACCGCCCATCACCATCTGCGACGATATCATGCAGGCCATGCGCGTTTATGCGTGGCCCGGCAATGCGCGTGAGCTCAGAAACCTGATCGAGCGTTCGCTCATCCTGGGAAAATTTCCCCTCGGCTGCGTGAGCCCTGCCAGCGAACCCACCCCTCTCAGCCAAGCGGCTGTCACCTTGGAGGAAGTGGAAAAGCAACATATCCTGCGCGTGCTCGATAGCGTGTCCGGCAACAAGTCGGAAGCCGCACGCCTACTCGGTATTTCGCGCAAGACTCTGGAACGCAAGTGCAGCGCCTGGCAATTCTGA
- the selA gene encoding L-seryl-tRNA(Sec) selenium transferase, with translation MSLSSPHRDGDAHATPLPAIPSVDRVLNLPSVRALTESYGRAPTTAAVRQLLAELRERLAGNLDLPADAFAEIQLAGVLEQRLCAVRQPRLRPVLNLTGTVLHTNLGRARLPDEAVAAVVMAASQACNLEYDLAGGARGDRDDLVEPLLREITGAEAATVVNNNAAAVFLALNSLGLRKQVIVSRGELVEIGGAFRVPDIMARAGCRLKEVGTTNRTHVKDFAEAIDARTALLLKVHTSNYAIQGFTAAVEEGALAELAHSHKLSFMVDLGSGTLVNLRDFGLPQEPTPMDSLAAGADLVTFSGDKLLGGPQAGILVGRRDLIARIKKNPLKRALRVDKMTLAALEAVLQLYRDPDRLAARLPTLRLLTRAVADIERTAHTLLPAMCAALAGVAQVAVRPCYSQIGSGSLPIDRLSSFCLAVTPVLRGKGEGSALKKIEQAFRNLPVPVIGRVSEGAFCLDLRCLEQADMLQSQLGSLRS, from the coding sequence ATGAGTTTGTCTTCCCCGCACCGCGATGGAGACGCGCACGCCACGCCGCTGCCCGCTATTCCATCGGTGGACCGGGTACTCAACCTGCCCTCGGTACGAGCCTTGACGGAAAGCTATGGCCGCGCACCCACTACGGCTGCGGTGCGCCAATTGCTCGCGGAACTGCGCGAGCGACTTGCCGGCAACCTGGATTTGCCCGCCGACGCCTTTGCTGAAATCCAGCTGGCTGGCGTGCTGGAACAGCGCCTGTGCGCGGTACGCCAACCGCGTCTGCGCCCGGTGCTCAATCTGACCGGCACCGTGCTGCATACCAACCTGGGGCGCGCCCGCCTGCCTGACGAAGCGGTGGCGGCGGTAGTCATGGCGGCATCGCAGGCCTGCAACCTGGAATACGACCTTGCAGGTGGTGCGCGCGGCGACCGCGATGATCTGGTCGAACCGCTATTGCGCGAAATTACCGGCGCGGAAGCGGCCACCGTGGTCAACAACAACGCCGCTGCGGTGTTTCTAGCCCTCAACAGCCTGGGGCTGCGCAAGCAGGTGATCGTTTCGCGCGGCGAGCTGGTGGAAATTGGCGGCGCCTTTCGTGTGCCGGACATTATGGCACGGGCGGGCTGCCGGTTGAAGGAAGTCGGCACCACCAACCGTACCCATGTCAAGGATTTTGCCGAGGCCATCGACGCCAGAACAGCCTTGTTGCTGAAGGTGCACACCAGCAACTATGCCATTCAGGGCTTCACCGCCGCAGTCGAGGAAGGAGCGCTGGCGGAGCTTGCTCATAGCCACAAGCTGTCTTTCATGGTGGATCTGGGCAGCGGCACCCTGGTCAATCTGCGCGACTTCGGACTGCCCCAGGAACCCACCCCGATGGACTCGCTTGCCGCCGGTGCCGATCTCGTCACCTTCAGCGGCGACAAGCTGCTGGGCGGCCCGCAGGCGGGCATCCTGGTCGGGCGCCGCGATCTGATCGCCAGAATCAAGAAGAATCCGCTGAAACGGGCGTTGCGCGTGGACAAGATGACGCTGGCCGCGCTTGAAGCGGTGCTGCAGCTCTACCGCGACCCGGATCGGCTGGCTGCGCGATTGCCCACGCTGCGTCTGCTTACCCGCGCTGTGGCCGACATCGAACGCACCGCCCATACCCTGTTGCCCGCCATGTGCGCAGCGCTGGCTGGCGTGGCACAGGTTGCGGTGCGGCCCTGCTACAGCCAGATCGGCAGCGGTTCGCTGCCCATCGACCGCCTGTCCAGCTTCTGCCTGGCGGTGACGCCCGTGCTGCGTGGCAAGGGTGAGGGCTCCGCGCTGAAAAAAATCGAGCAAGCCTTCCGCAACCTGCCGGTCCCGGTCATTGGCCGGGTGAGCGAAGGCGCATTCTGTCTGGATTTGCGCTGCCTGGAGCAGGCGGACATGCTGCAATCCCAACTCGGATCCTTGCGTTCTTGA